Proteins encoded by one window of Micromonospora coxensis:
- a CDS encoding error-prone DNA polymerase → MSFHNPKMPWSELEQVLSGRPGKDRPRGERHLHVVDPLAVDADGGDAPAWSRKRQHYQPPELTRPDGTVPYAELHAHSNFSFLDGASHPEELAEEAARLGLTALAVTDHDGFYGVVRFAEAARTLHLPTIFGAELSLGLPGPQNGEPDPLGRHLLVLAHGHEGYARLAATISRAQLRGGEKGRPVYGELEEVAAELRDHVLVLTGCRKGHVPAALLTEGVDAAARELDRLTQLFGAETVAVELTDHGHPVDADRNDALAELAASAGLPTVATNNVHYATPGRRRLATTLAAVRARRSLDEIDGWLPAAATAHLRSGAEMAARFAAYPGAVARAAEFGAELAFDLQLVAPRLPAYPVPPGHTEMSWLRHLTMQGARERYGPPEAHPEAYAQLDHELKMIEELGFPGYFLVVYDIVTFCREQDIYCQGRGSAANSAVCYALRITNVDAVRHRLLFERFLAPERDGPPDIDVDIESDRREEVIQHVYARYGREHTAQVANVISYRPRSAVRDVAKAFGFSPGQQDAWSKQIDRWGSVAAVDVEDIPEQVVAYANELQTFPRHLGIHSGGMVICDRPVIEVCPVEWGRMPGRSVLQWDKDDCAAVGLVKFDLLGLGMLSALHYGYDMIGMTLDLGDMTLDDPEVYDMLCRADSVGVFQVESRAQMATLPRLKPREFYDLVVEVALIRPGPIQGGSVHPFIRRKNGQEPVTFPHPLMRNALEKTLGVPLFQEQLMQLAIDLAGFDAAGADQLRRAMGAKRSVERMAQIADRLYAGMAERGITGELADDVYRKLTAFASYGFPESHAMSFAYLVYASSWLKRYHPGPFLAALLNAQPMGFYSPQTLVDDARRHGVEVRRPDVNASGAEAVLESTPQTRWGSRPGEPPHEWGLGGPAVRLGLGSVRTLGDGVAERIEAERAARGPYRDMPDLARRVGLTAAQLEALATADAFACFGLTRRQALWAAGAAAQDRPDRLPGTVTGTAAPTLPGMEAVDRLVADVWATGLSPENHPARFIRDRLDALGAVPIARLGRVESGRRIRVGGIVTHRQRPATAGGVTFLNLEDETGMLNVTCSPGLWQRYRRTARTSAALVVRGRLQRHEGVTSLTADRLDPIEPPVSPASRDFR, encoded by the coding sequence GTGAGCTTCCACAATCCGAAGATGCCCTGGTCGGAGCTGGAGCAGGTGCTCTCCGGGCGGCCCGGCAAGGACCGGCCCCGGGGCGAGCGGCACCTGCACGTGGTGGACCCGCTCGCGGTCGACGCCGACGGCGGCGACGCCCCGGCCTGGAGCCGTAAGCGGCAGCACTACCAGCCGCCCGAGCTGACCCGTCCCGACGGCACGGTGCCGTACGCCGAGCTGCACGCGCACAGCAACTTCAGCTTCCTCGACGGGGCCAGCCACCCGGAGGAACTGGCCGAGGAGGCCGCCCGGCTGGGGCTCACCGCGCTCGCCGTCACCGACCACGACGGCTTCTACGGCGTGGTCCGGTTCGCCGAGGCGGCCCGGACGTTGCACCTGCCGACGATCTTCGGTGCGGAGCTGTCCCTCGGCCTGCCCGGCCCGCAGAACGGCGAGCCCGACCCGCTCGGCCGGCACCTGCTGGTGCTCGCCCACGGCCACGAGGGGTACGCCCGGCTCGCCGCCACCATCTCCCGTGCCCAGTTGCGCGGCGGCGAGAAGGGCCGCCCGGTCTACGGCGAGCTGGAGGAGGTCGCCGCCGAGCTGCGCGACCACGTGCTGGTGCTCACCGGCTGCCGCAAGGGGCACGTGCCGGCGGCGCTGCTCACCGAGGGCGTGGACGCGGCGGCCCGGGAGTTGGACCGGCTCACGCAGCTCTTCGGGGCGGAGACGGTGGCGGTGGAGCTGACCGACCACGGGCACCCGGTCGACGCCGACCGCAACGACGCCTTGGCGGAGCTGGCCGCGTCCGCCGGGCTGCCCACGGTGGCCACCAACAACGTGCACTACGCGACCCCCGGGCGACGCCGGCTGGCCACCACCCTGGCGGCCGTACGGGCCCGGCGCAGCCTGGACGAGATCGACGGCTGGCTGCCCGCCGCCGCCACCGCCCACCTGCGCAGCGGCGCGGAGATGGCGGCCCGGTTCGCCGCGTACCCGGGTGCGGTGGCCCGGGCCGCCGAGTTCGGCGCGGAGCTGGCGTTCGACCTGCAACTGGTCGCGCCCCGGCTGCCGGCGTACCCGGTGCCGCCGGGGCACACCGAGATGAGCTGGCTGCGGCACCTGACGATGCAGGGGGCCCGGGAGCGCTACGGCCCGCCCGAGGCGCACCCGGAGGCGTACGCGCAGCTCGACCACGAGCTGAAGATGATCGAGGAGCTGGGCTTCCCCGGCTACTTCCTGGTGGTCTACGACATCGTCACGTTCTGCCGCGAGCAGGACATCTACTGCCAGGGTCGGGGCTCGGCGGCCAACTCGGCGGTCTGCTACGCGCTGCGGATCACCAACGTCGACGCGGTCCGGCACCGGCTGCTCTTCGAACGGTTCCTCGCCCCGGAACGCGACGGCCCGCCCGACATCGACGTGGACATCGAGTCCGACCGGCGGGAGGAGGTGATCCAGCACGTCTACGCCCGGTACGGCCGCGAGCACACCGCCCAGGTCGCCAACGTCATCTCGTACCGGCCCCGGTCGGCGGTGCGGGACGTGGCGAAGGCGTTCGGGTTCTCGCCCGGACAGCAGGACGCCTGGAGCAAGCAGATCGACCGCTGGGGCTCGGTCGCCGCAGTCGACGTCGAGGACATCCCCGAGCAGGTGGTGGCGTACGCCAACGAGTTGCAGACCTTTCCCCGGCACCTGGGCATCCACTCCGGCGGCATGGTGATCTGCGACCGGCCGGTGATCGAGGTCTGTCCGGTGGAGTGGGGCCGGATGCCCGGGCGCAGCGTGCTCCAGTGGGACAAGGACGACTGCGCCGCCGTCGGCCTGGTCAAGTTCGACCTGCTCGGCCTCGGCATGCTCTCCGCGCTGCACTACGGCTACGACATGATCGGGATGACCCTCGACCTGGGCGACATGACGCTGGACGACCCCGAGGTCTACGACATGCTCTGCCGTGCCGACTCGGTCGGGGTGTTCCAGGTGGAGAGCCGGGCCCAGATGGCCACCCTGCCCCGGCTCAAGCCCCGCGAGTTCTACGACCTGGTGGTGGAGGTGGCGCTGATCCGGCCCGGCCCGATCCAGGGCGGCTCGGTGCACCCGTTCATCCGGCGCAAGAACGGGCAGGAGCCGGTGACCTTCCCGCACCCGCTGATGCGCAACGCGCTGGAGAAGACCCTCGGCGTGCCGCTGTTCCAGGAGCAGCTGATGCAGCTCGCCATCGACCTGGCCGGCTTCGACGCCGCCGGGGCCGACCAGCTGCGCCGGGCGATGGGGGCCAAACGGTCGGTGGAGCGGATGGCGCAGATCGCCGACCGGCTCTACGCCGGGATGGCCGAGCGGGGCATCACCGGCGAACTGGCCGACGACGTCTACCGCAAGCTCACCGCGTTCGCCAGCTACGGCTTCCCGGAGAGCCACGCGATGAGCTTCGCCTACCTGGTCTACGCCAGCTCCTGGCTCAAGCGCTACCACCCCGGCCCGTTCCTGGCCGCGCTGCTCAACGCCCAGCCGATGGGCTTCTACTCGCCGCAGACCCTGGTCGACGACGCCCGCCGGCACGGCGTCGAGGTCCGCCGCCCGGACGTCAACGCCAGCGGGGCCGAGGCGGTGCTGGAGTCGACGCCGCAGACCCGGTGGGGGAGCCGGCCGGGGGAGCCGCCGCACGAGTGGGGCCTCGGCGGGCCGGCCGTCCGGCTCGGGCTGGGCAGCGTGCGTACCCTCGGCGACGGGGTGGCCGAGCGGATCGAGGCGGAACGGGCCGCGCGCGGGCCGTACCGGGACATGCCGGACCTGGCCCGGCGGGTCGGTCTCACCGCCGCGCAGCTGGAGGCGCTGGCCACCGCGGACGCCTTCGCCTGTTTCGGGCTGACCCGGCGGCAGGCCCTCTGGGCCGCCGGCGCGGCGGCCCAGGACCGGCCGGACCGGCTGCCCGGCACGGTGACCGGCACCGCCGCGCCCACCCTGCCCGGGATGGAGGCGGTGGACCGGCTCGTCGCCGACGTCTGGGCCACCGGGCTCTCCCCGGAGAACCACCCGGCCCGGTTCATCCGCGACCGGCTCGACGCCCTCGGCGCGGTGCCGATCGCCCGGCTCGGCCGGGTGGAGTCCGGCCGGCGGATCCGGGTCGGCGGGATCGTCACCCACCGGCAGCGCCCGGCGACCGCCGGCGGGGTCACCTTCCTCAACCTGGAGGACGAGACGGGGATGCTCAACGTCACGTGCTCGCCGGGGCTGTGGCAGCGCTACCGGAGGACAGCGCGCACCAGCGCGGCGTTGGTGGTGCGGGGACGGCTGCAACGGCACGAGGGCGTCACCAGCCTCACCGCCGACCGGCTGGACCCGATCGAGCCTCCGGTCAGCCCGGCGTCGCGGGACTTCCGCTGA